Within Falco cherrug isolate bFalChe1 chromosome 12, bFalChe1.pri, whole genome shotgun sequence, the genomic segment TCACTAATCGtgaagtacatttttaaatgatgttttccttctgcaaggtTTTTGCATGTAGGTAAAATGACAAGTTTCTGCCAGCTCTGTATATGTAAGAGAGAGAAGATCCTGCTGGAACAAGGCGTGTTCTTTAGAACTGATGCTCTTAGCTATAATTTGCACTGTATGTCTCTTGACACTCATTTCTCAGATTAAGTGTCGCTCCTTTGAGACATTATCTGTGGAGATGTTGGTCCTCGATGTGCCAAGGAATCTTGATCCATATAAATATGGATCGTTTTACACTGAGTTAGAAATGCAGCCAGAGAAGTGTTCAGAGAAAGAATCATCTGCAGCTCAGTCTGTGTAGCATTACATCCTTTTGCCCTAGGTTGGGAAACAGGGGCCTGTTCCAGCAGCATGAGAAATAACCAGGACCAGCTTTAGAGAAGTAACTACACAGCTCATGTTCGCCAGTGGAAGATTAGAGCTGTTCCACCTCCCAGAGCTAGTTTTCCCTGAGTGGATCGCTGCTGAGACCTATTACAGACACACGGGCAGGAGCCACGGCCATTGTGCCACCCTTCCTGCAGTGGCAGAATGACTCAGATGGGAGGGTACGCCTCGGATTCTTGTGTGATCACTGAGAAGTTCACAGGTGGGTTGTTCCCACTCCCCAGCCACTTGTAAGAGGACTGGTTTGCTGGGTGTCCTTGCTGTAAAAAGACCAGCAAATACTTGTAGAGCAAGTATTATGGGAGCACTGAGTGTTGAGGAGGGGACTCCAGGGAGCTGAAGGGGCCGATTAAATACAGAATACGTGGTACTTACTAGAAGTGGGATCCTTGTCTTTTGTAGCAGCATTAAGCCTGTACGTACAGGCCATCCTCGTGACACAGCGGCATTTAACAGAAATGCTACTGATATATGCCAATGTGCATGAGTGTTTGCCAGCAGGCAAAGAGGGACTGAACAAATGAGTGAAAACACAAGAGTGAGCAACTGGCTGGGTAACCCCTGCTAGGCTTGTGCATGATGGCCAACTACTGTGTAGGCAGTTAAGAGAAGGGCCACCAAGTGCCCTCTATCTTGGCCTCTACAGGCCACCACCGGCAGAAGGTATGTCCTGGGAATGGCTGTGCAGGGGAGGTCTGTGCTGAAGTGCGAGGAAATGCTGCAGGTCAAGTAaaagggcaggagcagagctgacAGCCAGCCAAAGGGCAGCAGCATCAGAGAAACCGAGTGCAGCGGTAGTTCCTTTGACAGTGCTCTGTATCTTTGCTAAGGGAAAGGATTGCAGTATCTGTAGGTTCCCGGCCATTTCAAATAGCTTTTGGCAGGAAAGATACATAGGAGTTTGGAGGACTTTCTCTGTTCCTTCCCTGGGTACGGAGATTaccaaggcagctgcagcaggcaaaaGTATTACTGTTCTCGAGGCTCTTGGCTGGCttttccccagtgctgctggattCCCCCTTGTCAGCTCAGTGGGAGTTGGTTAAAGGGATCACCGCTAAAATGTTTAAATGCCCACAAGTTCAGACCTTGTCCTGCCTCACCCCCCAGTGgaactgagcagcagcacagcctgcctttCCTCAGCTCAGCTGACGTGCCTTGCAGGGAAGTGCCAAGACTTAAAGGCTGGCttgtcctcctcttccttttcctcctaaTTTAGAACTAGGGCTAAATACCTTGGCTGCCTGTGTGTGCACGTAGGCGCGCACGGGTGGTGACTGAAACCCCACATCCAGGACTTAGTCCACGGGACTCAGCTCTCTCCCTTGTTGCAGAGCCACtaggctggcagcacccaccaACCCGCCTGCGTGCTGAGCCGCTTCCTGTTCCCCCACCGACTGTCGGGCTCCCACCCTCGCCTGCCTGGCTCTTCGGGGGGACAGGGGAGCATTTAAGTACCTAGGGGCTAGCCTGTCCTTCCTGCCGAGGTGATGGGGCAAGGTGATCAGAGCGCAGGGCCCAGGCCCCAAGTGCCTCTGGCCCTGTGAAGGGGAAGGGATGATACCCCACTTCCTTCAACCCCCTGCTCACACAcatgccagccctgctccttttACTccatatttttccctttccaaaacaAGAAGAGGCTTCTTCCATGTACATCCCACTTTATATTACAGGCCTGGGCTgtcttccctcctgcctccagACCAGGACCTGCTGGTGGGCTGCCAATAGTCCACCCTTCTTGCGCCTCTCTGAGCAGGACTGACCAGGGGCAGTGTGGCAACCATTTCTGGGACAGCTCTTAGAGCATGGGTGAGTCCTTCTTGTCTTTGGGGCTTTCTGGGAGCTTTATGGTGCCTGTGAGGTGGCTGCTCGCTGCCGGAGGACTGTGGGTAGCCGGAGAGACCAGGTTCATGGCATCCAAAGGCAAGGGCAAGATGAAAGCAGCAGGTTTCTCTGCAGTAAGGGAGTGCAGTGCATGGAGGTAACGGAGCTGAGCAGCCGCAGGGGTGCTGGACAGGATCTCAGCTGCCATCCGCAGGGACTCAGAAGCAGCCTTTTCCCCCTCAGCAGCAATCACCTGCCAAGCAGGAGAATAAGGGTTTCTGTGAGGCTGGGAGTAAGGAGCATGGACTTAAGGGGCATGAAATTCCCAGAGACGGTGTGATTATAACAGTTCTGCTCTCTGAAGACCATGGTATGTACTAGACGTCTTGGTACCCCCAAAAGTTTGGGAATTCATGTCTAACTTGTTTTTTACTAGGCCCATCAGGGCTCATAGTTGGGCATACCTTTGCTGCAAAAGCATGGGAGAGGGCAGCCCCTGGGCTAGCATTGTGGGAGGGGTGCTGGACACCAACCTTATCCAGGCTTTTGCACAGCTCAGTGCCAAGGGATGGAGACCAGCCTGGGCTGAGCAGGGTGCAGGGAACATGACAGTGGTGACAGCCCGGCACTGGGCTTCTAGGGAAGAGTGAAACCCTGAGGAAGAGATCCCTATGGGAGTCACAGTGGGCCTGGGGATAACTCCAgacctctgtgtgtgtctgtgtcctaCCTGGAGACCAGATACCAGATCTGGAATTCCACTGGGCTGGCCCAGGCTCTTGCTGCATCTCCCTTTGCTAGACACAGCTCTTGAACAGGAATTAAAGGAAACATATCTCACCAGAGCTGTATCCTTGTGGGGCATGCCCCAGGGACCTCAAACCAGAGGTGTGAAAGGAAAGAGGGGGGCTTTAGAAGGAGATGAGAAGTATTCAGAGTTGGCATACCCGCACTTTGGCCTGTCTCTGGGCCTCCTCTTCCACAGCCAGGGATTGCCGGActtcagcaggcagctgcacgTTGTTGCTGTGGTAGTAAAGGACAGGGATTAGCTGGGCTCTAGGTTCTCCTGGCAGCACTGGATGGTCAATCGGGCTTGGAATGGGCTCATCAGTCActctctgcagagcagttcACACATGCTCTTTGTTCCCTGGGTGTCCCTCTCCATGCATCTCATTTTAGCCTTGTACTACCATTCCCATTCTTCTTTTCCAGCCTCGTGTTCTAATGATCATGCTTGCATGAACACTAGGCAGCAGAGACATCTCTTTGTGCCTCTGAGGCCTGAAGTCTAAGCTCACTCTTTGTGAGACAGCAGAGAATCCGCTGGGTAGACTGCTCTCGAGACAGGCACAggaatttccttctgttcatAGATTTACTCATGCACTGCTTGGCTCTCTCTTCCATGGCCCTCTATGGGACGAGCCAGTCCCACCTTTCTGCATGGGCTTCCGAATGATGAGCCCATCCCTACCAGTGCTAGCACCCCGAGGCCTTTGATCTAGGGTGGGGCACAGAGAGTTTGGTGCCTGCTGCACCTCTTGGGCTGGCAGAACTGGGTGCAaactctgcctgcagcagcagtgaaatcGTGATGAGATCCCGGCTAAGGATCCTGCCCTGGCTGTTAGTGCAGGAGCAAGCACAGCCCTCATGTGGAAGTTCTACGTGAGGCAGAGGCTGAAAGGGAAATATAGGACAGGGAAAATAGGAAGGCGAGAGGTGAGgctctgccttctgcagaaTAGCTGCAGGGAGAGAGCCAGAGGCAaagcaggaagaggagcaggcagcagaacaGGTACTTGCAAAGGGCCAGGGAAGTCCCCTCTACCAGCAGTTCCTACCTACATTTCTGTTCTCTCCACTTTGATCCCCCAGCAGCCTGTGACCGCATCCAAAGCCACCTGTGAAGAGGAATAATTTTAGAGCATGGGGAGAACACCAGCCCTGGCCTAGGCCCCTTACAGGGAGTAAGACAGTGCAGGGACATTAATTTAAGGAATTTAACTGCAGGACTGTAAGGCAGATTTATTAGTTTTTGTGTGCTATTATGTGAGGtcctcagaaataaaattacttcccTTACTTCTGATTTGTGTTTGCCTCAGGGATTTAGCACAATTTAACTAGCCCATATAGGTTCAAGTGTGGAACCAATTCAGCTCCATAGGAATCATTCAGTTCCTGACTGGTGTCATCTTGTATGTGTGTCATGGCCACAAAGAACTGCTACTGGATATCCCATGTGTACTGGGTTTATGGCAACTCACTCGGGCTGCAGAATATATTCTGTCTGCTGCTCACCATAGCCACATGTGGGGGCCCACACTGTATATCCTTCACCTAAAGCGATCAGtgtcaaaaaaataaacagaaggaaaatttcccatttttctgtgaaggaaaCACATGTTGTTACTGCACCCTTCTGCAAACCGGTGTCTGTGATTTTGAGGGGCTGATGACCTGAGCTGCTTTGTGGAGCCTCATTTCACCCCTTGCTCTGATGCCTCCCCCCTGCAGAAGCACCTTTATCTCCTGGCTGATGCTTTTCCTCTCCAAGAGAAGTTCAGAAAAAGCTCGATGTGCCAGGAGGCGTTTTGTGGTTgtctgcaccagcagctggatgGCACTGGAGATGCTGGTCAGGGTGGTGAGGAGAAGAGAGGCATTCTCCAACCGGTAGTAGCAGACAGCATCTATCTCCAAGGTAACCATGTCTTTGGTCACCACCTAAGCAGAAGACATTAGGGGAGATGGAGCTGGTTCTGACAACTCTAAGGTAGCACGGAAAGCACACAAGACAGTGAAGCCTATCCAGACAGTTAAGTCTTTGTAGTTTCCACCTCTGCTACTGACTGACCTTGGGCAAAGGATATAACCTCTAGATCTCAGTTTCCTGAGCAGCATCTTTGTGTCTGTCTCCTCAGTACAGCTGCTGAGCTAGAGACTGTGAGTAGGTCATAACACTGCGTTTCCCTGCACACAGCTGCCTGGTCCATTCCTGTTCTGAGAGCATAGGCTGTGTCCTGAGGTGTGTGCTCGGTTATTGTATCTCCAGAAGGATTTGCTGCACACCACGGGGGTGAGCCTGGAGATGCTATCCCACAAGGACTGTCCCACTGGCAACACAGCAGAACAAACAACATATCCCAAAAGGAGAGGAGGGGCTGTGGCTAGGGACATTGCAGGTGCAAGGGTTAGAAACAAGGGTTCAgccctttcttcctcccaggCTTATACAGGAGCAGAGTACCACCCTTATATTGTTGTAAGATCTTAGTCTGAgcttctgtccctgctgcagacaCTCCTCAGTGTGGTAAGTAAAAGAATCAGGTCCCGTATCTCTGGCCCAGCAACTCTCTGTTGGTCTGTATTACCACTACAGCATGTCAAACTGAATGGGATTAAAAGCAGTagttttaaaagagaagaaaattcactCTGGTGAATTTTTAGCCTTCCCTTTCTGAGGTGTTTGAGAtgttttttcagacttttctaCCTAGAAATGAAGGCTAGAAGCATAAGGTATAATAATGTTAGAGACATCCAAAAAATTAATAGAGAGAGGGGGTGTCAGCCATACCTGATGGAAGGGGATCTCCAGGGTTTTGAGGCGGAGGTCTATCTTGTGGTATGTATCcagacagggaaggaaaaagaaaaggcctgtgggaggaagagaaaggcagctAGTGATCATCAGAACCACAGAAATTGCCTCTCCTGCTTTGGAGAACAGGGGAGGGTTTGGCATGCAGAACTACAAAGGAACAGTAATACATGGGCTCAAATTCTGAGTCTGCTTCTGTGATGGGAAAAGCCATTAGGCCCTTAAGAGGAAGGGAGCAAAGACATCCCATCTGCTATCTGGCCATGCCTGCTTGAAGGGCATTGGCATGCAAGCTCTGGTAGAGCATGAGGAAAAGGAGCAACATGGTTGTGGGGAGCTCAGTAAACACCTTACCAGGCCCTTTGGCTCTGCCGGGAAGGAGATGCCCAAGTCGGAAAACGATGGCTCTTTCATACTCCCGCACTACCTGCAGAGGGAAACAAAAGCTAGGCTGGAGAGGAAGGTGTagggctggggaaagggggACTCTCCAGCATGGAGGAAGTCTGTTCTGGGAAAGCCCTGCAAAGTGAGGATTTCAGCAGGTATGAGCTGGTGGCATCACCTCTTACTGAGTCCCTTTACCCTAGCAAAGAACCTGCCCAGAACTACTGGCTGGCCTAGTGTGTGAGCAGCCCACAAGCAGCCCTGCGACGGCCCGAGATTTGTCAAGAGCAGCCTGTGTGAGAGCTGCCCAGGGTTTCCTGGGATGaagccagccagcagcctgcttcCTTATAGCCTGGCCAGATGTGAACACCCTGAGCTAAAATTTTCCATGTTGGTTGTTTTCCTGCAAGGGAACCTTGTATGTATACGCACACATGTGTAAGATCTGGGCCATAATACTGATGCTTTTGTTGATAACAATATGTACATGAAATTTCCTGAGAAGTGGAAATCAAAATATGCCTACTTGTAGCCATGCTATAAATCTGagaaaaggggaggaagagggaaaatgcACTATTAACTGAGAGATCGATCTCTCgtaacatttttaattcaaaacctATTTACCCTGCTGCTGCAATGCAGCCATCTCTGGGCTGAGTAGGCTAAGGGTTGTGTTTGAAAGTGAATGGATTcacaatttgttttaaaaaaaagaggaactgAAGCCCCAGCCTGTTGATACTGCAGCAGGAGTATCTGACAAGCAGTGGCTGGACCCTTGTGCAGCCCTCAGCTGCAGCAACTTGATAAAGGATAAGTCAAAATTAATGATGAGCTGAAAAAGTGTAAACAGGACCTTAGACCAAAACAGCTTTATGCTCATGTCTGACGCAGGCTGAACCAGTGAGTTACATCCACATCAGACAGCAAATATTAAATCTAGAGAGGGCCCACGACTATTCTCACCTTCAGGCAGAACCAGACAGAAATGGGGAAGGTCATTATGATGAACAGGAAAGACAAGATGGTCAGAAGCCACTCACAGATGCCCAGACCAGGAGACTTTGCACCTAGGGAAAAATCCAACATGACTGTGTTAGGAGAGGACTGCTCCCAAAATACCGATGGCCTGACAAGTGCCTGCACAGATAAGCTTCATTGTTGTCCTTTGCATAGACCCGGTGTATGACCCATTTGGCTCTCTCTGGAGCTGGGTTAAAGaacacctccctgccccaggtGACCAGGAGGTGCTAGGATAGACCGATAGTGTCTGTCTCTGCTTTACTGGCAGAAACTGAGCCATGCTTCTCCATAGTGCTTTGACTAGAGAGCAGCCTTTAGCTTGAAGGCCTGTGGCTACCAAGCCATGTTGAAAGGCTTGGAATGACCAGCTTGCTTGGCTGAGCTGGGATCCCAGAAGCTTATCTGGAAAGATAAGCTAATGGCAAAGAGAAAGATTCTAAATAAGAGGTAGCTTTCAGCATGCACAGTCTGAAGTGCCCTTCCCTGTCAGAGTATCTCAGGTCGTTTTGGAATAGGATTTTAGTCACATCCCAGCCCCCCAACGCAGTGAGACCAAGCCACCGGTGCTGCTGAAATCTCCCTGTGCTCTACAGCGGTCACACCAAAGTGCCAGAGGCCGACTGAGGTGGTCAGCCCCAGGTGAATATTACCTGCTACATCTCCCCCAAAGTGAGTGTGGGTCATCTTGCTCTGGGTGCCCTTTGTTGTGCTCCTGCCTGAGGGAAAATCTTCAGGTATGGCATGCAAATAGATAGATCAAAATAGATACACTGCACTGCAGTCCTTTGGGCTATGAACTGGCATGAGGGCTAACTCCATCCACCTACAGAAGGGCAAGcgagaaaaggaagagaatagAACATGAATAGAACTGGGGAGTAGCAAGCTGAAGCGTGAAGGATACTGGGGATGTAACTGGGTATTGCAAAGTTCATTGCTGTGCTAAacagtgctgctcagcctgcagtactgactgcagcagctggctgggaggcTGGCTGGAGTCTCCCATATCCTGTCCTAAGGAAAACCATGACTGTGCAAGGTAGGTGTGATGACACCACGCAGAAAGCGGAGTTATACTGTGACCCACACAGGGTCAAAAAGTCCATAGCTTTCCGTCCCCTTCCCTTCTATAAGCCATACCTTCCTGTTGCTGCTCGCTGTCCAGCAACGCCATTGCTTCCATTTCTTCATCAGATATCACATCATCCACGTCCACCACTGTGGACGTGTGCACCCTACCATCGGTCCCTGTGGTGCTCTTGatctcctttgctttctcctgctttaTGTCTCCCCTTCCTTTgccagcttctctgctgctctccctcttctctcGTTTGCTTGGTGTAGCGGAGGACTCTCTCCGTCTCCTATGAGACTCCCTGGAAGAGCTCCGAGACCTCTTATCCATCCTCATCTATGTCGAGGAGCttgcagctgcctgtgggagTAGGATGAATTCGCGCTTGAATTTAttgctgcaggcaggaaaaccaggcagaggaggagagaaggggaggTGTCAGATCAATGAGACTTGTTTCAAGTTTACCACAGGCTTGTCAGACATAATGGACAGTGAAGTGAGCAAGctgtttcccagctgctctgctctcattACACACTGCTGTGGAGATGGGAAGGAAGGGTGGACCTGGACAGGGTGGACTCCAGGAGGACATTCTGTGTGCATCTTCCTgcctttagaaataaaataccatCAGAAGCCCTCAGATGATAAAAATCATGTAGATGGTTTCAGCAAAGCTGTTGAAAAGCAACCTAAAAGTTACTGCCACACATGTGGCTCCAAAGATCTCCAATGGTGAAAGTGGCCCAGAACAATAAACACGAGGGTGAAAAACTTTTACTGGGGAGACCAGTGGCTTACTCAGGAGTGTTTGGAGGGGGTGTTGCAGAGAATGACTGGGTGCATAGCATCTCACACTGGTCTGCTCTCTAGACACCCTCTGGCTGGCACAGCAGAGGGACATTGGCAGCAAACCCGCTCTCTAGGGTTACTTCACATTTTATCAGGGAGGGAGATTAGCTAGTCTCAGTTCAGCCATGAACTTTCCTGAATGGGTGCAAAGTGTGGAGGCCATTGCAGGGTTAGAGCTCTTGCATCTAAATTGTCAGTGTTTGTGTCTGAATGCCTCCCTagttttctgcagcaggagcatGGCAGAGCAAACATAGGAGCTTTTCCTTCTCATGCCATTCAGCCTGTGGTGACATTTGcagaaacatctgcaaaaaGACACTTTTTAAGTCTTTTAAAGTAACTGACTATACTAAGGAAACCAGCACCTGGCTAGAAATCGAACTACAGCAATACAAGGCTGGAACATAAACCAGTGACTTCCCTGTCAATGGGACAGTGCTGAGCTCAGGGATGCCTGGTCTCTGGTGTGGAGGAGCGACTGAGGGAGCCAGGAAGCTCCCTGGGGAGGTGCTGCTCTTGTTTTTTCATGGATTCCTGTTTTATTGGAGACTTGTGGCCTGCCCGCAGTCAGGATattgcaggcagggagggcaggagcaccagctccctgctttctctgctctgtCATGCTGAGTGCCTTGTCAGCAGGTCACTGCagaagggagggatggagaggcTAATGGCAGAGAAAAGCTGGGTGAAGATGAGGTGTATTTAACAGTCATACAGTGTTTGTATTTGCGTTGGAAGTGCTCCAGAACCCTTTTTCGCTTTGTGTTTATCACTTGGTCAAGGTGAAGCAGGGGAAGCTGGTCTCCAGCTGCCAAAGGGCCTGTGGCATTGTAAGCAGCAGCTCGGATCTGGTTTTGGCCGGGCAGCACGGATGCTGGTGGATTTCTTGTCAAAAGCACCATGGCATATTTAACACCCACAAACCTGCAGCTCTCTTAGTTTGTCTGACAATTAATTTGACCAGCAGATCCCAACTCCTCTGTCCCCAGGGGATGTTTTTGGCCACTACCTCAGGACAAGAGCAATACTTTGAAAGCACGTGCTGATGGT encodes:
- the NPHS2 gene encoding podocin, translating into MRMDKRSRSSSRESHRRRRESSATPSKREKRESSREAGKGRGDIKQEKAKEIKSTTGTDGRVHTSTVVDVDDVISDEEMEAMALLDSEQQQEGAKSPGLGICEWLLTILSFLFIIMTFPISVWFCLKVVREYERAIVFRLGHLLPGRAKGPGLFFFLPCLDTYHKIDLRLKTLEIPFHQVVTKDMVTLEIDAVCYYRLENASLLLTTLTSISSAIQLLVQTTTKRLLAHRAFSELLLERKSISQEIKVALDAVTGCWGIKVERTEINNVQLPAEVRQSLAVEEEAQRQAKVRVIAAEGEKAASESLRMAAEILSSTPAAAQLRYLHALHSLTAEKPAAFILPLPLDAMNLVSPATHSPPAASSHLTGTIKLPESPKDKKDSPML